ACCGCATTTTCACCAACCTCTATGGCCAGGGCGACTGGCGGCTCGAAGGCGCGCGCAAGCGCGGCGCCTGGTCGGGCACCAAGGAGTTCATCGAGTCCGGCCGCGACTGGATCACCAACGAGGTCAAGGCCTCGGGCTTACGCGGCCGCGGCGGCGCCGGTTTCCCGACCGCGCTCAAGTGGACCTTCATGCCGAAGGTCTCGGACGGTCGTCCGCATTACCTCCTGGTCAATGCCGACGAATCCGAGCCCGGCACCTGCAAGGATCGCGAGATCCTGCGCCACGATCCGCACCATCTGGTCGAGGGCTGCCTGCTGGCCGCCCGCGCCATGGATGCGCATACCGCTTTCATCTATGTGCGCGGCGAATTCATCCGCGAGCGGCAGCATCTGGAGCACGCCGTTCAGGAGGCCTATGACGCCAGGCTGATCGGCAAGAACAACATCCACGGCTGGGATCTGGACATCATCGTCCACCACGGCGCCGGCGCCTATATCTGCGGCGAAGAAACCGCCCTGATGGAATCGCTGGAAGGCAAGAAGGGCCAGCCGCGCCTCAAGCCGCCGTTCCCGGCCGGCATGGGCGTCTATGGCAACCCGACCACGGTCAACAACGTGGAGTCGATCGCCGTCGTCCCTGAAATCCTGCGCCGCTCCGGCGCGTGGTTCGCCTCGATCGGCCGCGCCAACAATACCGGCACCAAGCTCATGTGCGTCTCCGGCCACGTCAACCAGCCGGCGACCTTCGAGGAAGCCATGGGCGTTACGTTCGAAGAGATCATCGAGAAGCATTGCGGCGGTATCCGCGGCGGTTGGGATAACCTGCTGGCCGTGATCCCCGGCGGCGCCTCGGTGCCCTGCGTGCCCGGCGAGAAGATCCGCAACGCGGTGATGGATTTCGACGGGCTGCGCGAAGTGGGTTCCTCGCTCGGCACTGCCGCCGTCATCGTGATGGACAAGCAGACCGACATCATCAAGGCCATCTGGCGTCTCTCGGCGTTCTACAAGCACGAGAGCTGCGGCCAGTGCACGCCGTGCCGCGAAGGCACGGGCTGGATGATGCGCGTGATGGAGCGCATGGTCGAAGGGCGCGCCCAGAAGCGCGAGATCGACATGCTGTTCGAAGTGACCAAGCAGGTCGAAGGCCACACCATCTGCGCCCTTGGCGACGCTGCGGCCTGGCCGATCCAGGGCCTCATCCGCAACTTCCGTCACGTGATCGAAGAGCGGATCGACGCCTATACCTACAATTCGACCTCCGAGGGCGCCGTGCCCTCGATCGCGGCGGAATAAGCCATGGGACGAAAATCCGAGGCTGAGATCATGGCGCGCGGGTTGGACAATGTCTGCACGGGCATTGCCTGGCTGGTGATCGCCGCCATCGGTTTCTTCGTCGTGCTCGCCAATGACCCGAACAATGCCTGGCTGACTGCCGGCATTGCCGTCGTGGCGGGATTTTACGCCATTTCCGGCAGTGGGCCGTTCGCGCGGCTGCTGCGGGCGCCGGGCACTGCCCTGGCATTTCTCGTACGCTCCGGTTTGGGAGGCGGCAGGTAAGTCATGGCAAGCATTAAAGTCGACGGCCAACTCGTAGAAGTTCCGGACTATTTCACGCTGATGCAGGCCGCAGAGGCCGCCGGTGCCGAAATCCCGCGCTTCTGTTACCACGAACGCCTCTCGGTGGCCGGCAATTGCCGCATGTGTCTGGTTGAAGTGAAGGGCGGGCCGCCGAAGCCGCAGGCTTCGTGCGCCATGTCGGTCAAGGACCTGCGCCCGGGCCCGAACGGCGAGCCGCCCGAAATGTTCACCAATACGCCGATGGTCAAGAAGGCGCGCGAAGGGGTGATGGAGTTCCTGCTCATCAACCACCCGCTCGATTGCCCGATCTGCGACCAGGGCGGGGAGTGCGACCTCCAGGACCAGGCCATGGCCTATGGCGTGGACAAGAGCCGCTTCTTCGAGAACAAGCGCGCCGTCGAGGACAAGTATCTTGGCCCCCTGGTCAAGACCTCGATGAACCGCTGCATTCACTGCACGCGCTGCGTCCGTTTCACCACGGAAGTCGCCGGTATTTCCGAGATGGGCCTCGTCGGTCGCGGTGAAGACGCCGAGATCACCAGCTATCTCGAGCGCGCGCTCACCAGCGAGCTGCAGGGCAATATCATCGACCTGTGCCCGGTCGGCGCGCTGACCTCCAAGCCCTATGCCTTCCACGGCCGTCCGTGGGAGCTGACCAAGACGGAATCCATCGACGTGATGGATGCCGTTGGCTCCAACATCCGCGTCGACAGCCGTGGCCGCGAAGTCATGCGCTTCCTGCCGCGCATCAACGAGGCGATCAACGAGGAGTGGATTTCGGATAAGACCCGGTTCGTCTGGGATGGCCTCAAGTCCCAGCGTCTGGATCGTCCCTATGTCCGCAAGGGCGGCAAACTCAAGGCCGCGTCGTGGGAAGAGGCGTTCGCCGCCGTCGCCGCGCAGGTCAAGAAGGCTGGCAGCCGTGTTGGCGCCATCGCCGGTGACCTTGCCGCCGTCGAAGAGATGTACGCGCTCAAGGCGCTGCTGGCTTCGCTCGGCTCGGGCATGACCGATGTACGTCCGGCTATGTCGGGCATCGATCCCTCGATGCCGCGTTCGGCCTATATCTTCAATCCGACCATTGCGGGCATCGAAGAAGCCGACGCCATTCTCATCATCGGCTCGAACCCGCGCCGCGAGGCTGCGGTGCTCAATGCCCGCATCCGCAAGAACTGGCGGACCAAGGGTAGCCCGATCGCCGTTATCGGCGAGCAGGCCGACCTGACCTATCCCTACGAGTATCTGGGCGAAGGCTTTGAAACCCTTGCCGATCTCGCTGCCGGGAAGGGTGCTTTTGCCGAAGTGCTCAAGAAGGCGACCAAGCCGCTCATCATCGTGGGCGAGGGCGCGGTTTCGCACGCAACGCTGGGCAAGCAGCCGGGCCGCGACGTGATCGCGCTGGCCTCCAAGCTCGCGACCTCTGGCGAGGCCTTGGCCGAAGGCTGGAATGGCTTCGCGCTGCTCCACAACGCCGCCTCGCGCGTCGGCGGCATCGACATCGGCTTCGTGCCGCATGACGGTGGCGTCTGCTCGGCCGACCAGATCGGCCTGGCCGGCAAGGGCGAGCTCGACGTGCTGTTCCTGCTCGGCGCCGATGAATACGACATGTCGGCCATGGGCAAAGCGTTCGTCGTCTATATCGGCACGCATGGCGATGCCGGCGCCCACCGCGCCGACGTGATCCTGCCGGCGGCGACCTATACCGAAAGGAGCGGCACCTACGTCAATACGGAAGGCCGCGTGCAGATGACCAACCGGGCGGTGTTCCCGCCGGGCGAGGCCAAGGAAGACTGGGCCATCATCCGCGCGCTCTCGGCCGTCATCGGCAAGCCGCTGCCGTTCAACTCGCTCCAGCAACTGCGCGCTGCGATCTATGCCGAATTCCCGCACCTTGCCCGGATCGACCAGATCCGCGCCGGCAGCGTGGACGACGTCAGGAGACTGGCCAAGGCCGGCATCAAGACCAAGTCGGCCAAGTTCGCCTCGCCGGTCAGCGAGTTCTACCTCACCAACCCGATTGCGCGGGCTTCGGCCGTGATGGGCGAATGCGCCCAGATGGCTGCCGGTCTCAAGCAGGCGGCGGAATAAGGAAGCAAGATGGACTTCGTTGTTTCAGCGCTGAACTACCTGCTCGGCATCCCGATCCTCGGATGGGGTGACACGGTCGGCTTCGTCTACAAGGCGCTGCTGCTGCTCGTGGCGCTGCTGGTCTTCACCGCCTTCATCCTGCTGGCCGACCGCAAGGTCTGGGCTGCCGTGCAGATCCGTCGCGGCCCCAACGTCGTGGGCGCCTTCGGCCTGCTGCAGAGCTTTGCCGACCTCCTGAAGTTCGTCTTCAAGGAGCCGATGGTTCCGGC
The sequence above is a segment of the Paradevosia shaoguanensis genome. Coding sequences within it:
- the nuoF gene encoding NADH-quinone oxidoreductase subunit NuoF, yielding MLADKDRIFTNLYGQGDWRLEGARKRGAWSGTKEFIESGRDWITNEVKASGLRGRGGAGFPTALKWTFMPKVSDGRPHYLLVNADESEPGTCKDREILRHDPHHLVEGCLLAARAMDAHTAFIYVRGEFIRERQHLEHAVQEAYDARLIGKNNIHGWDLDIIVHHGAGAYICGEETALMESLEGKKGQPRLKPPFPAGMGVYGNPTTVNNVESIAVVPEILRRSGAWFASIGRANNTGTKLMCVSGHVNQPATFEEAMGVTFEEIIEKHCGGIRGGWDNLLAVIPGGASVPCVPGEKIRNAVMDFDGLREVGSSLGTAAVIVMDKQTDIIKAIWRLSAFYKHESCGQCTPCREGTGWMMRVMERMVEGRAQKREIDMLFEVTKQVEGHTICALGDAAAWPIQGLIRNFRHVIEERIDAYTYNSTSEGAVPSIAAE
- the nuoG gene encoding NADH-quinone oxidoreductase subunit NuoG — protein: MASIKVDGQLVEVPDYFTLMQAAEAAGAEIPRFCYHERLSVAGNCRMCLVEVKGGPPKPQASCAMSVKDLRPGPNGEPPEMFTNTPMVKKAREGVMEFLLINHPLDCPICDQGGECDLQDQAMAYGVDKSRFFENKRAVEDKYLGPLVKTSMNRCIHCTRCVRFTTEVAGISEMGLVGRGEDAEITSYLERALTSELQGNIIDLCPVGALTSKPYAFHGRPWELTKTESIDVMDAVGSNIRVDSRGREVMRFLPRINEAINEEWISDKTRFVWDGLKSQRLDRPYVRKGGKLKAASWEEAFAAVAAQVKKAGSRVGAIAGDLAAVEEMYALKALLASLGSGMTDVRPAMSGIDPSMPRSAYIFNPTIAGIEEADAILIIGSNPRREAAVLNARIRKNWRTKGSPIAVIGEQADLTYPYEYLGEGFETLADLAAGKGAFAEVLKKATKPLIIVGEGAVSHATLGKQPGRDVIALASKLATSGEALAEGWNGFALLHNAASRVGGIDIGFVPHDGGVCSADQIGLAGKGELDVLFLLGADEYDMSAMGKAFVVYIGTHGDAGAHRADVILPAATYTERSGTYVNTEGRVQMTNRAVFPPGEAKEDWAIIRALSAVIGKPLPFNSLQQLRAAIYAEFPHLARIDQIRAGSVDDVRRLAKAGIKTKSAKFASPVSEFYLTNPIARASAVMGECAQMAAGLKQAAE